The following is a genomic window from Acidobacteriota bacterium.
GGGTAGTCGAGGTTCTCTGCAATGCGCACGTCCACCGCGCCGGCCACCTGCTGGACTTGGGCCTGAACCTTTCGCGCGATTCCTTGTGCAACATCCAGGCTGTTGCCGGAAACCTGGATGTCAATCGGCGAGGGCAGGCCGTAGTTGAGGGCGGCACTCAGCAATCCGCCCGTATCGAAGGCGAAGCCCACTCCGGGAAACTGTCCAGGCAGAGCTTTTCGCAGGCGGCGAACATACTCTTGCGCGCTGGCCTTATGATCCTCGGCAAGCTGGACATTCATGAAACTGTCCATAGGCCCCGCATTCGGCGTATAGGCCGCGGGCCAGTCGTAGAGTACCCCAGTGTTTGTAACAATCGTGTTTAATTCGTGGGGCGGAATCACCTTTCGGACTGCCCCTTCTACTTTTGCCGCCAAATCCTCGCTCAACTCGATGCGCATGCCGGACGGGCCATGTATCAGGATGGCGAACTGCCCGGCATCAATGGGCGGAAAGAGTTCTTTGCCCAGCAACGGGTAAAGCGCCAGAGCGCCCACAAAGGCCAGCGCTGCCGTGGCCAGCACGGTTTTCTTCCGTGCCAGCGCTCGGCGGAGCCAGCGCTCGTAAAAATCCTTCAGATTTTCAAGCTTGGACGACAGAGCAACCAATAGCGATCGCCCGTGCGTGAACGAAGCCTCCTTCTCTGGATGCAAGAAGCGCGAACTGTAGGCCGGTATTAGAGTTAATGCCAGCACATAGGAAGCCGCCATGGCAAAGGCCACACTCAGAGCCAGGGGCGAAAAGAGGAAGCTTCCGAGCCCTGAAATAAAAACCACCGGAAAGAACACTACAACGGTGGTAATGGTGGAAACGATGACTGGCATGGCCACTTCTTCCGCCGCGTCTTTGGCGGCGGCCAGCGCAGACTTCCCCAGGCGTAAGTGCCGGACGGTGTTTTCCAGCACCACAATCGAGTCATCAACGAGCCTTCCGACAGCAAGCGCCAGACCTCCCAGCGTCATGCTGTTGAGCGTATTGCCGGTCGCATAAAGCCCGATAAAGGCTGCCAAAATGGAAAGAGGAATCGTCAGGAAAATGACCACGGTAAAGCGCGCGCTGCCGAGAAAGAGCAGCACCACCAGGGCCGCCAGCACAGCGCCCAGGATAACCTCTTTCTCAAGCGATCCGAGGGATCGGCGGACGTATACAGACTGGTCAAAGATCACTTTCAGGTCAACGCCCTGGGGAATCCGAGCCTGGATGCCCGCAAGGGCTTTCTTGACGCCCTCCACCACCTGGATGGTATTCGCTCCGGGCTGGCGGTAGATTGGAATGTAGACCTGCCGTCGGCCGTCGATGTGAACCACATTCGTCTGAATCTGGTAGGTGTCTTCGGCACGGCCAACATCCTTTACGAAAACCGGAGAACCATCCACAACCTTCAGCGGGAAATCGTTAATCTGGGTGACCGTCGGTACCATGCCGTTCGTCACGACCATGTAATCGGTTGCCCCGAGCTTGGCGTCGCCGGTGGGGATCAGTGTGTTCCACCTGCCTAGTCCGTTCGCCACATCCATCGGAGAGAGTCCGCGCGCCGCCAGTTTATTGGGGTCAACGTAGACCAGGATGCGGCGAATGCGCCCGCCAAAGACCGCGGGAGCGATCGTACCGGTGATCCCGCTCAGCATGTTGCGGATGTTGAAGTACGCGATATCGTAAAGGCCGGTTTCGCCCATCGTCTTGCTGGAAACGGTCACCAGCGCAAGGGGAATGGTGGCGGTGGGGTCGAAGGGCATGACCATCGGCGGGATCGTGCCCGGCGGCATGTAATAAAGGTCGGAAATGGCAAGTGATGACACCTGGGAGAGAGCTGTGTTGGGGTCGATGTCCGGACGGAAGAAATCCCGCACAACGCTCACCCCGAGCAGGCTTTTCGACGTCTGAAGAGCAATCCCGTTGGCCTGCGACGTCCAGCGCTCAATGCGGTTGGTGATGTCGCGTTCCATCACTTCGGTCGGCATTCCGGGATAGAGGGTCAAGATCTGGACTGCGGGTGTCTTGAAGATCGGTAGGATGTCCGCCGGGATGCGCAACAAGACTGTGATCCCCAGCAAAACGATAGCGAGGATTCCAACGACGACAAGATAAGGGTTTCTAAGGGCTGCTCGGACCATTGTCTTCTTCTGGTGTCTCCATGGGGACGACAGTGAGAGTTCAGGGAGACTGCCGTCTGATCGACTCAGCGATCTGTTGTAATGAAGTTGTGTCTAGTGCTGCGACGAGACTGTAAACCAACCCTCG
Proteins encoded in this region:
- a CDS encoding efflux RND transporter permease subunit, giving the protein MVRAALRNPYLVVVGILAIVLLGITVLLRIPADILPIFKTPAVQILTLYPGMPTEVMERDITNRIERWTSQANGIALQTSKSLLGVSVVRDFFRPDIDPNTALSQVSSLAISDLYYMPPGTIPPMVMPFDPTATIPLALVTVSSKTMGETGLYDIAYFNIRNMLSGITGTIAPAVFGGRIRRILVYVDPNKLAARGLSPMDVANGLGRWNTLIPTGDAKLGATDYMVVTNGMVPTVTQINDFPLKVVDGSPVFVKDVGRAEDTYQIQTNVVHIDGRRQVYIPIYRQPGANTIQVVEGVKKALAGIQARIPQGVDLKVIFDQSVYVRRSLGSLEKEVILGAVLAALVVLLFLGSARFTVVIFLTIPLSILAAFIGLYATGNTLNSMTLGGLALAVGRLVDDSIVVLENTVRHLRLGKSALAAAKDAAEEVAMPVIVSTITTVVVFFPVVFISGLGSFLFSPLALSVAFAMAASYVLALTLIPAYSSRFLHPEKEASFTHGRSLLVALSSKLENLKDFYERWLRRALARKKTVLATAALAFVGALALYPLLGKELFPPIDAGQFAILIHGPSGMRIELSEDLAAKVEGAVRKVIPPHELNTIVTNTGVLYDWPAAYTPNAGPMDSFMNVQLAEDHKASAQEYVRRLRKALPGQFPGVGFAFDTGGLLSAALNYGLPSPIDIQVSGNSLDVAQGIARKVQAQVQQVAGAVDVRIAENLDYPVLNIDVDRVKAAYLGLTQEDVVKNIETAINSSVNFLPAFWIDRNNGNHYFLGAQYPEDLIRNIATLENIPLTDPAPDGKTGQDVTLVKNIAKITRGVAPVEVEHRAITRVTNVYSNVSGRDIGSVASDIEKRLAHVTLPSGYHVAMRGEVQSMGESFSGLGFGLLMAVALVYLVMVAQFRSFLDPLIILFAVPLGIVGVILILLLTGTTVNIQSYIGTIFMVGIAVSNSILLVEFANRLRSEGMPAHEAAVRAGGIRLRPILMTSCAAIVGLLPMAFHLGTGSEANVPLARAVVGGLAASTVLTLFVVPALYVTLKSVKEESGGLTLPDESNSQQ